The Candidatus Abyssobacteria bacterium SURF_5 genome has a window encoding:
- a CDS encoding MFS transporter, which translates to MTAEKRKIYYGWYIVAVCFLAMFFLSGIGYTFAVYFKVFIEEFKWSRTALSGVVSASLVVGGLAAPFWGNWTDRAGGRAVMITAAFFAGLSLLLRAGISTLWQLYVISIAGSVFFAGVSLIPLSAIISHWFQKKRGAAMGLTLIGGSTGGFLMPPLAEYLIELTGWRISYLILAVILWGGVIPVAALILRRSPSAIGLLPDGKGSESERMKPGGLEEIISQEKTVKLPAEEFTLQQAMRTVTFWMIAAAFFFPMMSGVGLITHLVVVLTDAGIDTRLASVCLGLVAILGIAGRVTFGFAADRFPVRKVFTACYILETISVCMLLALPLIGTKAFFAYVLVYGLTGGGGLVLAPLIIGECFGLKSLGAIFGVLAISGVAGGAIGPLLAGFIFDTTGGYYLAFVIFATGEAIAAFAISRAKIMRSPSIETAIVAGVLD; encoded by the coding sequence GTGACTGCGGAGAAACGAAAGATATACTATGGCTGGTATATCGTTGCGGTTTGTTTCCTGGCGATGTTCTTTCTGAGCGGCATTGGATACACATTTGCCGTCTATTTCAAAGTCTTCATCGAAGAGTTCAAATGGAGCCGGACCGCGCTCTCCGGCGTCGTTTCCGCAAGCCTGGTTGTCGGAGGCCTGGCCGCTCCCTTCTGGGGCAACTGGACTGATCGCGCGGGCGGACGCGCGGTGATGATAACGGCGGCTTTTTTTGCGGGCTTGAGTCTGTTGTTGCGCGCGGGCATTTCCACTCTCTGGCAGTTGTACGTCATTTCGATAGCCGGCTCGGTGTTCTTTGCCGGCGTCAGCCTTATCCCCTTGAGCGCGATTATTTCCCACTGGTTCCAGAAGAAGCGTGGGGCGGCGATGGGATTAACCCTTATCGGCGGGAGCACGGGCGGCTTTCTCATGCCGCCTCTGGCAGAATATTTGATTGAATTGACCGGCTGGCGTATCTCTTATCTGATCCTTGCGGTAATCCTTTGGGGTGGAGTAATCCCTGTTGCCGCGTTGATCCTGAGAAGGAGTCCTTCCGCGATCGGTCTTCTGCCTGACGGCAAGGGAAGTGAGTCGGAACGGATGAAACCGGGCGGGCTGGAGGAGATCATTTCGCAGGAGAAAACGGTGAAGCTGCCGGCGGAAGAGTTCACTCTGCAGCAAGCGATGAGGACAGTAACTTTCTGGATGATTGCCGCCGCCTTCTTCTTTCCGATGATGTCGGGGGTCGGCTTAATTACGCACCTGGTGGTGGTCCTGACGGACGCCGGCATCGATACGCGACTCGCGTCTGTCTGTCTGGGACTCGTTGCCATACTGGGCATCGCGGGCCGCGTCACATTTGGTTTTGCGGCTGACCGCTTTCCTGTTCGCAAGGTATTCACAGCGTGTTACATCCTGGAAACGATATCGGTTTGCATGCTGCTGGCATTGCCGTTGATCGGGACAAAGGCCTTTTTTGCGTACGTTCTTGTTTACGGCCTTACCGGCGGCGGCGGACTGGTGCTCGCGCCGCTGATTATCGGCGAATGTTTTGGATTGAAGTCGCTGGGCGCGATATTTGGAGTGCTTGCTATCAGCGGGGTTGCTGGAGGGGCAATAGGGCCGCTGCTGGCGGGCTTCATTTTTGACACGACCGGCGGCTACTATCTCGCCTTCGTCATCTTCGCCACCGGTGAAGCGATTGCCGCCTTTGCCATTTCCCGCGCAAAGATCATGCGGTCGCCATCGATAGAGACTGCAATCGTCGCCGGTGTTCTCGATTGA